In Topomyia yanbarensis strain Yona2022 chromosome 2, ASM3024719v1, whole genome shotgun sequence, one DNA window encodes the following:
- the LOC131679440 gene encoding LOW QUALITY PROTEIN: multidrug resistance-associated protein 1-like (The sequence of the model RefSeq protein was modified relative to this genomic sequence to represent the inferred CDS: substituted 3 bases at 3 genomic stop codons), which yields MALVEPARNRKETFFARCQFDGTGKRGRLQRNTKPSTAGRMNDKVNPKKRNQASDRAKLNDQPAGPRDARINWTNSIRNFTRSIPVAGVFTKQLRALQMDQMKIKDERMKNMNEILGGMKVLESILGIRSKEIRKKMAYYGAGVYFVYSIVPFLVTLVSFVVYVLMDENNHLDPQTAFVSLALFNILRFPLQILPIMIPVSMQAWVSVQRINKFMNSAELDLNNVTHKKSGNALSIKDGTFSWGDETPTLKNIHLSLRKGQLSAVVGTVGTGKSSLISALLGEMEKLNGSVNTDGSIAYVSQQAXSQNTTHRENILFGKPLDQQEYDKVIQGCALLPDLDMLPAGDATEIGEKGINLSGGQKQRVALARAVYADADIYLFDDPLSAVDTHVGKHIFEKVIGPQGMLVGRSRLLVTHGISFLPFVEKIFVVKDGEISESGSYQQLLDQKGAFAEFLTQHLQELDEEDEELQLVQEVLKGESSRTSVERSTSTPSNEEGTPKKQINRQESRASVEKDKPTPAVTKAGKSTLIDKEESATGSVTLAVYLKYIKAIGLSLGLWSIVLNVITHAILIFXSFWLTDWSEDPEAITDTSVRDMYLGVYRALGALQSIALFISSIILGLGCLNAAKKLHDKLLESSMRMPMSFFDMTPLGRIINRFSKDVDVLDNVPPATIRAWLYFSLAGIGVFIVIGISTPIFLAVVPPLAIIYYFIRKIYIATSRQLKRLESVTRSPIYSHFGESINGQSTIRAFNXQTRFTSESEAKVDYNQKVDYLTILTARWIAVRLDIIDSLVVLFAALFAVLARESIGPATVGLSISYALQISTALSFVVRMTAEVGTNIVAVERLKEYTELPREAEWQKGSVSKDWPTKGMVESKYLKIRYREGLELVIRGIYLHVKGCEKIGIVGRTGAGKSSLTLGLFRIVEAAGGAIVVDGVNMAQIGGPVHRTS from the exons ATGGCATTGGTGGAACCGGCCAGAAATAGAAAGGAAACCTTCTTCGCCCGTTGCCAGTTCGATGGCACCGGAAAGCGAGGACGGCTTCAGCGAAATACCAAGCCATCCACAGCTGGGCGTATGAATGATAAAGTGAATCCGAAGAAGCGCAACCAAGCGTCCGACCGAGCAAAACTGAACGACCAACCGGCCGGCCCGCGCGATGCAAGAA TAAACTGGACTAATTCCATCCGAAATTTCACACGTTCGATTCCAGTTGCCGGAGTGTTCACAAAACAGTTGCGTGCCCTACAGATGGACCAGATGAAGATCAAGGATGAGCGCATGAAAAATATGAACGAAATTCTCGGTGGAATGAAAGTGCTGGAATCGATTCTGGGAATTCGTAGTAAGGAAATTAGGAAGAAAATGGCATACTATGGAGCGGGAGTTTACTTTGTCTACTCGATTGTTCCGTTTCTAGTTACCTTAGTTTCGTTCGTAGTTTACGTCCTAATGGACGAGAATAATCATTTGGATCCACAGACCGCTTTCGTGTCGTTGGCGTTGTTCAACATTCTTCGATTCCCGCTGCAAATTCTGCCAATAATGATACCCGTTTCAATGCAGGCTTGGGTTTCTGTTCAACGTATAAACAAATTTATGAACAGTGCCGAGTTGGATCTTAACAATGTGACCCATAAGAAGAGTGGAAATGCGCTATCTATAAAAGACGGAACATTTTCCTGGGGCGATGAGACTCCCACATTAAAAAACATCCATTTGTCGTTGCGGAAAGGTCAATTATCTGCAGTGGTTGGAACTGTCGGAACAGGTAAAAGCTCACTGATTTCCGCCTTACTTGGAGAGATGGAGAAGCTGAACGGGTCGGTGAATACCGACGGCTCGATCGCGTATGTTTCCCAACAGGCTTAGAGCCAGAATACAACGCACCGGGAGAATATCCTATTCGGAAAACCGCTGGATCAACAAGAATATGATAAAGTCATCCAAGGCTGCGCTCTTCTACCAGATCTGGATATGCTTCCGGCAGGGGATGCAACGGAAATCGGTGAAAAGGGTATTAATCTATCCGGTGGACAAAAGCAGCGAGTTGCCTTAGCACGGGCCGTCTACGCCGATGCCGACATTTATCTGTTCGACGATCCGTTGAGTGCGGTTGATACTCACGTTGGCAAGCACATTTTCGAGAAGGTGATCGGTCCACAGGGAATGCTGGTAGGCAGGTCTAGGCTGTTGGTTACGCACGGCATTTCGTTTCTACCATTCGTTGAGAAGATTTTCGTTGTCAAAGATGGAGAAATATCGGAGAGTGGTTCCTATCAGCAGCTACTGGATCAGAAGGGAGCGTTTGCCGAATTTCTGACTCAGCACCTCCAAGAGTTGGACGAAGAAGATGAAG AGTTGCAGTTAGTTCAGGAAGTTCTGAAAGGCGAATCATCCAGAACAAGCGTTGAACGTTCGACCTCAACGCCATCTAATGAAGAAGGAACACCAAAAAAGCAAATCAACCGACAAGAATCGAGAGCAAGCGTTGAAAAGGACAAACCTACCCCGGCTGTGACGAAAGCAGGCAAGTCTACTTTGATCGACAAGGAGGAATCCGCTACCGGATCCGTCACGTTAGCCGTCTATCTGAAGTACATCAAAGCCATTGGTTTATCGCTGGGCCTGTGGTCGATTGTTTTAAACGTCATCACTCACgcaattctaatattctaaagcTTCTGGTTAACGGATTGGTCAGAGGATCCGGAGGCAATCACCGATACTTCGGTACGGGATATGTACCTTGGAGTCTACCGTGCACTGGGAGCTCTCCAATCGATCGCGCTCTTCATCAGTTCAATCATTTTGGGTCTGGGTTGTCTTAACGCAGCAAAGAAGCTGCATGACAAACTACTGGAAAGTTCGATGAGAATGCCTATGTCCTTCTTCGATATGACTCCGCTCGGTAGAATCATAAACCGTTTTTCAAAGGACGTCGATGTCCTGGACAATGTTCCACCGGCAACGATTCGGGCATGGCTGTACTTCTCCCTTGCCGGGATCGGAGTCTTTATCGTCATTGGCATCTCAACACCTATCTTCCTGGCAGTCGTACCTCCGCTAGCCATAATTTACTACTTTATCCGGAAGATCTACATTGCGACGTCGCGGCAGCTGAAACGGTTGGAATCTGTTACCCGTAGTCCGATCTACTCCCATTTCGGAGAAAGTATAAACGGACAGTCTACCATTCGAGCATTCAATTAGCAGACCCGATTTACTTCGGAATCCGAAGCCAAGGTTGATTACAATCAGAAGGTAGATTATCTTACAATATTGACGGCTCGTTGGATTGCAGTTCGGTTGGATATTATCGATAGTCTGGTGGTGCTGTTTGCTGCCTTATTTGCCGTATTGGCCAGGGAATCGATTGGACCGGCTACGGTTGGCCTTTCGATTTCCTATGCGCTACAGATTTCCACTGCGTTGAGTTTTGTGGTCAGAATGACGGCTGAAGTGGGTACGAATATCGTGGCTGTTGAACGGTTGAAAGAGTACACGGAGCTGCCTCGGGAGGCGGAATGGCAGAAAGGATCGGTGAGTAAGGATTGGCCGACGAAGGGAATGGTGGAATCCAAGTATTTGAAGATCCGGTACCGGGAAGGATTGGAGCTGGTTATCAGAGGGATATACTTGCACGTAAAAGGTTGCGAGAAAATTGGAATCGTTGGAAGGACTGGTGCGGGGAAGTCAAGCTTAACACTGGGATTG TTCAGAATTGTGGAAGCAGCCGGAGGTGCGATTGTCGTCGACGGGGTCAACATGGCTCAAATAGGTGGGCCTGTGCATCGTACCTCCTGA